The Leptospira paudalimensis region TTTTGTAGCGACTTCTTTTGTAAGTTCTGCAAAACGTTTGGATCTTAAAAATGGAATGGAATTCGGATCTTCGCCTAAAATTGGAGGAGAAAAAAGAATGATCTTTGATTTGGTTACATTTTGGATTCTCCTCACAATTGTTGTTAGATTCTGAACAAAACTATCTTCAGTAACTGGTTCTTTTAAATCCCATAAACTTGCATATTGATCATATTCCTCTTTTGATAATGTTGCTTTTAAATCATTGGTTCCTATCATGATAAAAACATAATCTGGTTGTAGTTTGATTACAGAATCGAGTTGTTCTAGGATTTGTACTGTCAATCGACTGTTGATCCCTTCATTAACAACTAATGCATTTGCCAACTTTGGATTTTTCCTGATTGATTCGACATAATCATAACTCACTCGACCATGAGTAATACTATCACCTAAAAATACAATTTTGGGTGATTTAGAAACATCTCCTTCTAATGTTCCTTTTAAATTATTAGAAGGTACCTTGGTTGCTTGGAAAACAACACATGATTGGAAGACAATGAAAGAGAGTATTGAGATAAACTGAGTTCGTTTCATGCAAACGATGATACCTGAAAGATTCTAAATTAAAAAGAAGAAAATCATTGAATCAGTGTTATTTCTTAAGTGTTTCTAAAAATAACTCTAACCAAGGTTTAAGATCAGAAAAAATAGGTTTTTTGTGTTTCAGCAATAGCCGGAAGTACAAAGTTCCATAAAGAATGTCCATACAAACTTCTATGTCATCGTCACTTAATGGTTTGATTTGTTTAGTTTTGATTGCATTTTCAAAAAAAACTTTTGCGGCCAATCTTCTTGGTAATAAATATTCTTTCAGGACGGACTCAGAAAGTTCCTGATCTTGTTGGCCTGCACCTATCAAAGTTGCGATTACTTTTCCAAATTTTCCATTAAATAAATTTGATAAGGATTCCATTTGATTGATTAGGGCTTTGTTAAATGGTTCGTTAGTTGGGAACTCCAAAAAAGGTGAGATTAAATGAGAAACGGAACTCATTGCTAATTTTGCCTTATTGGGCCATCTTCTATAAATGGTAGT contains the following coding sequences:
- a CDS encoding SGNH/GDSL hydrolase family protein, which produces MKRTQFISILSFIVFQSCVVFQATKVPSNNLKGTLEGDVSKSPKIVFLGDSITHGRVSYDYVESIRKNPKLANALVVNEGINSRLTVQILEQLDSVIKLQPDYVFIMIGTNDLKATLSKEEYDQYASLWDLKEPVTEDSFVQNLTTIVRRIQNVTKSKIILFSPPILGEDPNSIPFLRSKRFAELTKEVATKQKVMYKPLHETLTKGLLSVQNLKKTPYVKSTWNMYWTILKYYSTTSSWNDLGEANGYYYLTDAIHLNERGGQVVETMVLETLISERI
- a CDS encoding TetR/AcrR family transcriptional regulator is translated as MVQKKNTFKTQGRPRSEDLEPIVLKVTYEMLAKKGYYGFSLDEIVSKTGIAKTTIYRRWPNKAKLAMSSVSHLISPFLEFPTNEPFNKALINQMESLSNLFNGKFGKVIATLIGAGQQDQELSESVLKEYLLPRRLAAKVFFENAIKTKQIKPLSDDDIEVCMDILYGTLYFRLLLKHKKPIFSDLKPWLELFLETLKK